ATAGGCACTCTGCTCGGTGTAGACGCGCCAGGTCCAGGGAGAGGGGTCCAGTGGCGCAGCTACCGAAAATTTCTCCAGGGATAAGGACAATGTGTAATCTGCCTCTTCCTGCTCCTTTGCTACCACGCTGTTACGCGGTTCGAGAAACTTCTCGGCAAACGTTTTGACCAACAGTGCATTCATCTGCTGTAGGTCCCTATCATCCAGCTCGTAATCTTTCTCTCTGTAGCGGGTGCGCGGCACCGAAGAAAAGCGCTTGGTGTAATCAATTTGTACAGGGGCAATAAACACTTTGGAGCCGCTCATATCAAAAGCAAAGGCCGCGGCAACTTCATCCAACGAGCTAGATCTGGGAACCAAACCTTGGCTATCTTCCTGTTCAGCCAACTTTAAGTCCCCCACCTTACTGGGATCATGAGCACAGGCACCGACTAATAACGCCAAGCCAATGAGCGGTAAAACAAATATTCTGTTCATTATTATTCCTCACTTCCCGATGTTATCCACTTAGCAGACGGAGTAGCTGCAAAATACGCATGAAATGAGGGGCAGTAGCACAAATAAAACCCCAGTGCCTATTAGCGTATTTTATCAACTGTCAAATACTACTATTGATTCTGGTATGCCCCATTAAACAAATATCATCAATGATCATAAGTCTGGGGAAATTTCATTGTACGGTGAGAAAACAAAAAAGATAATGGTAAGTTCGTAAAGGGAGGCTTTACAAATAAAGGCGAGCTAGAAACTCTTAAATAACACGATAGAAATCCCACAAAGTGGGACTTCAAAAAAGCAGGCACATCTCAAGGAGAGGTGACTCAGTAACCGGAAGACGCAAAGTCAACAGAGTATTTTGAAACCTCAACCCGTTCGACACCGGTTTTATAGCTACCGTCATCATATAAATCGAACCAACGATATCCCGGCATCTCGTCGTCTACGGCAAAAGGCCCACTACCCGGAGTAAATTGTACAGAAGTGGAAGGTGTCGCATGTAAGCCGATCCGGCCCTCATGGTTATCAAACTGCTGATGAACATGGCCCCACACGAGCGCTTTGACTTGGGGCGCTTTGGATACCATTTGCAAGAGTTGCTCGCGTCCATCGCGCAGCATATGGCCATCAATCCACTTACTACCCACCTGTACCGGCTGGTGGTGCATCATGATCATTACCGGGTGTTCCCGGGTTTCCCAAAGCAGCAGCTGCAAACGCTCAAGCTGAGCTTCGCTGAGACCGCCACATATCTGGTTTTCAACACTGGTATCCAGAAGCAAGAGGCGCCAACTTCCTAGGGCAACCACTTCTGTACAGCGTTGTGGGGCCAGCTGTTTCATACGAGAGCTTAAGTCGTGATTCCCCGGTAGCCAGTACCAAGGTTTCTGCACCCTGCGCATTTTCTGAAGAAACCGGCGGTAAGAGGCCTCGGCCCCATTCGCGCTAATATCTCCTGTCGCCACCAGCAATTGCGCTGCCTGCTGCCTGGAAACGATTGCGGACAGTACCTCATCCAAAGTATGACCGGTGTCCAAACCCAGTAATTGATAATCCGGCCGGCTGCCGATGTGTGGGTCTGTTATTTGGATCAGACGATATGAATTGGTCTTATCGGACCTGCTAGGCTCATTGTGCTCGCGAATCACTTGCTCACCTTGTAATCACATCCATGTGTTCTACCGCAGAATTAAATTTTTCGGCCATCCAGCACTAATTGAAATTCTGCGCGACCATTTGCAAGACAGTACTCAAGCCACTCACCGAGAAAACGGTTGGCCTGAGGCCTCTCATCTGCGCGCTGCATACGGGGATTTGGGTAAGCGATATCCACTCCTTTACCACCTACCGGCCCACAGCCATTAACTGTTATCACCTCTGCCATCCGCGCATCGTGATAGAGACGAGCGGTCAGGTTAGGAGATGCCAGCCAGTGGCTTTCACTGAGATTTACCTCTGCGTCCAGTGACACTTCTGTCGTGTACCTGGATCTCGCTACCACTCTCAGCTTTAAGCTGCCACCAGGGATTTGATAGCACCATTGCTCTCTCTCTGAAAGCTCAGGTAGCAGCCTCAGTAGACGTAGGTAGTTAGCGTCGCAGTCGGCATGATAAGACGGTAAATCGACGCGATATACTGCTTTACCGTTGCCATTTGGCGACATTTTCATCTGCCTGCGCTGACGCGCACCTACCTCACGCACTAGAGCCATTATCAACACTCCAATTCAATTGCCGCCGTGACTTACATCTCAGTTTACCTTTTGTGCAGGTAAAGTAGCGCAAAGAGCTGTGACCGCTCAGGCTAGTGGCGTCATATGAGTAAACCGCTTCCGATTTAACTCTAGCCACTGCACCGAAATCAGTGTGGTGGCATTGTCTATCGGGTTTTCTCCCGGGGCGTAATCCCCCCGCATCGCATCTACGACGTTCTGCCTCGGGAATACCCGCAAACGGATATCCTCATTTTCCTCAGCCAAGCCGAATACGCCCTCGGCCTGCTCCAAATCTACCAGGGCACAATACAGATGTATCCGCTCCGAGCTGCCCCCTGGGCTGGGGATATAACTGTGGATAAAATGCAGATCGTCCACAGTACATCCAGACTCTTCCAATACCTCTCTGTGCGCTACATCCTCCAGACTCTCCCCTTTCTCCACCATACCGGCTACCACTTCAAGACACCAAGGCCCTGCTGGGCGCCCCAGGGCACCAGTGCGGAATTGCTCGGTAAGTGCCAACAGGTCCCTGACAGGATCGTAAAGTAAGACTCCAACGGCCTCTCCGCGCTGAAACAGTTCCCGCTCTATTTCATTGCTCCAACCCCCGCGAAACAAGCGGTGGCGCAATCGCAGGCGCACCATAGTGAAAAATCCCTTAAACACGGTTTCCCTGGAAATTATGTCTACCGAATCAGCGGTGAACTCCGGGTTTAAATCAGTTCGACTGTTATCTTGTGGCATGGTTCGTCTTTCCCTAGGTTTCGGTTTTGCTGCGCTGCTTCCGCGACAAGACCGGGGTACCAGCTGTTATACTCTGCGCCCACCGTACCAGCCGCTGACTGCAGAGGCTATCCGGGTTTCCGTGTTGAATTTCGAGAGTACACAACATGAGAGTGCTGAATATCGCCTATCAGCAGCTACGGCGC
This DNA window, taken from Microbulbifer sp. MKSA007, encodes the following:
- the cpdA gene encoding 3',5'-cyclic-AMP phosphodiesterase, which produces MIREHNEPSRSDKTNSYRLIQITDPHIGSRPDYQLLGLDTGHTLDEVLSAIVSRQQAAQLLVATGDISANGAEASYRRFLQKMRRVQKPWYWLPGNHDLSSRMKQLAPQRCTEVVALGSWRLLLLDTSVENQICGGLSEAQLERLQLLLWETREHPVMIMMHHQPVQVGSKWIDGHMLRDGREQLLQMVSKAPQVKALVWGHVHQQFDNHEGRIGLHATPSTSVQFTPGSGPFAVDDEMPGYRWFDLYDDGSYKTGVERVEVSKYSVDFASSGY
- a CDS encoding DUF1249 domain-containing protein, whose protein sequence is MALVREVGARQRRQMKMSPNGNGKAVYRVDLPSYHADCDANYLRLLRLLPELSEREQWCYQIPGGSLKLRVVARSRYTTEVSLDAEVNLSESHWLASPNLTARLYHDARMAEVITVNGCGPVGGKGVDIAYPNPRMQRADERPQANRFLGEWLEYCLANGRAEFQLVLDGRKI
- a CDS encoding NUDIX domain-containing protein translates to MPQDNSRTDLNPEFTADSVDIISRETVFKGFFTMVRLRLRHRLFRGGWSNEIERELFQRGEAVGVLLYDPVRDLLALTEQFRTGALGRPAGPWCLEVVAGMVEKGESLEDVAHREVLEESGCTVDDLHFIHSYIPSPGGSSERIHLYCALVDLEQAEGVFGLAEENEDIRLRVFPRQNVVDAMRGDYAPGENPIDNATTLISVQWLELNRKRFTHMTPLA